DNA from Strix aluco isolate bStrAlu1 chromosome 2, bStrAlu1.hap1, whole genome shotgun sequence:
CATGGCTCTGCATCAGCCCTTTCCTGGCTTGCCCGCCTCGATACCGGGCTTGCAAGGGGAGGAGATGTGAAGGGGTAACATGCCATGGGGGAAAAAGCAAAGGGGTGAAATGCAAAGGACCCTGCACCAGGTCACATCCTTCCCAGGGCCTCCGGGCTCACCTGGGATGGAAATATAATCGTGCTTTCCCCCAGCAGAGCTTTTCACCCGGCAGCTGAGTACACACGCACGCAGCCTCAGGGACCATAAATCCCACAAAACTCTCATTTACAAACCCGGTATCTGCTGCTCCCCACGTCAAGGATCCCAAAGCACGAGGCAAACACCGGCGGTGGCCCCGGCACAGCTGCGGGGCAGTGAGGATGCAGCCCCCATCCTcactcctgcctggctcaccccTATCAGCCTCCCAGTACAGAGAAAGGCAAACACAGATGtatcaaaatgcagttttcagcCTGGCACCGAAATTCAGCATTTTAAGATGCCACATTGCAAAAGCAACAGCGTCATTTTGGGAAACACTGAGAGTCGCAGCCCCACACGTCTGTAGATGCCCAGCACTCCGGTGTCTCATGAATTAGGTATCAAACAACCCGGGAGGGAAAAACTGCTTTAGAAACCTTTTACCTGGATAATTTTCATGAGTTCCTGCCCCGCTGCCAGGGATGGATCAGGACTGGCAGAGCCTGAGCTCTGTGCACAAGCCATGCAAAACCTCTCTGCATCCCCGGCCACCAAACCAGCCCAGGAAAAGAAGTTTCTAAACACCAGCAAAACTACAGAGGAGCCCACGGCTACTGTCCTCCAGCAAACCAAGCGCAATAACATTGCCTCAGCCAAGGGGATATTCGGAAATCATGGCAAGAAGCTTTATAGAAAATAGACGATAGAGTGGATGCAGCTTTCAATATATTTGCTCTAGGATATAGTAACAGGCACGGTTCTAAAGCAAACACGGGCGGGTGAACTAGGTCGAGAGCTTTTGCTTCGCTCGTTTTAAATTACAAAGTGCTGAGACAGCCTAGTCTAGGATATATTTTAAAGTCAGAAAAGGGCTGCCCCCGCATGCCCTGGGGAACATGCACGCAACCGGCGGAGGCGTTTCCTACACAGCTGCATCGTTTTGTGCCTGGAAAGAGCTGGAAATGTCATCGAACAAAACCAAATGGATAAACAGGCTTGGAAAAGCACGTCGCTTCTCAGGGAGAGCAGCTGGACGGtgtgttttcctctgtgtttggagcaaaaaaaaaaaaagagaaatcaagttAAGTTTTGCATCTGTGAAATAGAAATCTAATAGGAAAGAGAGCTGTACATGGTCAAAGTCAAGTCCAGGCTCCAGGAACATCCAGGAGGCCAGTTTCAGGTATCACCCGCTGCTTCCCGGGGTGCGCCAAGCAAACACTCACGTGTGCGGTGCCGAGCCGAGCCCCGCCGGCAGTGTGGCAGCCCGCAGCCCGCCCAAGAaacctgctgcaggagaggaggtgCAGGAAGCAGCTCAGCATCCTCCTGGAGGAGGATGTGGGGCTGTGCGTGCGTGCCGGCATCCCGCGGGGCCCATCCGGATGCGCTTCTCCCTGCCTGCGGGCGCTGGGATGGGGGGAACGGATCCAGCCTGGTCCCCTGAGGCCGTCAGCGCTACGGGGTGGATTAGGGCGCGGGCAGGGAGAGCTGGTGTGGAGCCCTTCAGGGAGGGtgcaccccagcacccatcccCGAGGCCGGCTTGTCCTCAGAAACTAATTTTCGGTGGTGCCATGGCAAGGGGATGGGGCGAGGTGAATGGCGGGAGCGGAGGCGTCGAGGGGCGGCGTGGCAGGCGGGTGCCGGAGGGGTGAGGGTGGGATGGCGAGGGTGCCGTCAGAGGCCGGGGGTGCCGATGGTGCTGGTAGAGCGGGGATCGGCGTCCTGCTCGTAGCGGTAGTGGTAGCCCTCCATTTGGTCACGGCAAGCCTCGCGGAGGTTGTGGAGCCAACGCTTGATGCCACGGCGGTTCAGGTAGAGCACCATGAGGAAGACGATGCCGATGAGGGCCAAGACGATGCCGAAGAAGACGTAAGAGGCCGTCTCCAGCTGACCGGGCTCGCCGCCCTCGGCGGCCGCACACACCAACCCCTCGGGCCGCAGGCGCAGCAGGACAGCCCCGCGTAACGGCGGCGGCCCGGCGCAGCGCAGGCCGCGGGCGTCGGGCACGCGGGCGGTGGCGGCACGTAGCCAGGCGAGGAAGGGGCGGAGGGCACAGTCGCAACTCAACGGGTTGGCCCCCAACGTGAGCCGCAACCCCCTCAACCCCGGCGCATCCAGGCTCCGCAGCTCGGCGGCCGCCAGCCGCTGCAGCGAGTTGTTCCGCAGGTCCAGCTCCTCCAGGCCAGCGGGCAGGAGGGTGGCCGGCAGCGCCCGCAGCGCGTTGCCTGCCAGCTCCAAGCGCCGCAAGCTGAGGTTGCGCAGGGCCAGGGCGAGCTGCTCCTCCAACGGGGCGGCCAGCAGCgcctggttcagctgcagcgtaCGCAGCAGCGGCACACCGGCGAAAGCGCCGGCGGCCACCGCGACCAGCGGGTTGTGGCTCAGGTCGAGGGTACGTAGGGCGGGCAACCCTTGCAGAGCCATGTCCTCGATGGTTTGGATGTTATCGTGGCGCAAGCGGAGCAGGCGGAGGTCTGGCAGCGGGCGGGCAGCGAAGGCAGCGCGGTGCAGGACGCTCAGGTTGCTGCCGGCGATGCTGAGGTTGTGCACGGTGACCGGCAGCTCTTTCGGGGGTTCCTCCAACCTCTCGTACCGGCACTGCACCAACTCCGGGGTGGCCACGCAATAGCAGGCGGACGGGCAGCCgccgggggcggcagcgggggccACGGCCAGCGGCAACAAGGCGAGCCCAAGCCAGGGCAACCAgcgcccgctgcccgctgcccgcgcCTGCCTGCGGGCCATGCTCGCTGCCCGGgcatgcgggggggggggggtgaggggggggtgagggggggccggggggagcgggagggagcggatgggggtgggggaggtgatggaggggtgggggttggggaggggggggggatggaGATGCCTTTTTTcagccccccccggggctgagcTGCCTCCGGCGCGGCGCCCGCACACGGCGGCtctgcggggagcggcggccgcgctgCTGCCCAAatcgggctgggggggggcgggggggggaaggggggaggagaggggggaggaggaggaggaggaggaggagggggaggaggaaggggggcgGGTTGGGACTGCCTGGAGCGGCGGGCTGGGCGGAGGAGCGCGGCGGGCGGCTGCCGTCGGGGGGGGACTCGGCTCGGCTTtgcacggctcggctcggctcggctcggctcggctcggctcggctcggttCAGCTCGGTTCAGCTCGGCTCGGTTCAGCTCAGCTCGGCTCGGCACCACTCGCAAGCGCCGGCCCCCACCGTGCCCTCGCCGCTACGGGGGGGTGGGGAgacggggggtgtggggggctgaGGCGGTCCCCTTGCAGCCCTGGGAGGGGTGAGGGGATGTCGTGGTCCCCATCAAGCCCGGGGAGGATTTGGGGGGTGTCCCGCTCCCCTTTCAGCTCCGGAGAGAGGTTGGGGGCAGTCCCGGTCCCCTTCCAacccggggcgggggagggcgTTTAGAGGATGTCACGGTCCCCATCAAGCCCGGGGAGGATCTGGGGGTGTCCCGGTCACCCTCCAGCCCCGGAGGGGATTTGAGGGGTGCCCGCTCCCCTTCCaacccggggagggggggtggttaGGGGATGTCACCGTCCCCATCAAGCCCGGGAGGGGTGAGGGCTGTCCCGGTCACCCTGAAGCCCCGCAGAGGATTTGGGGGGTGTCCCGGTCCCTTTCCAGCCCCGCAGAGCATTTGGGGGGTGTCCCGGTCCCTTTCCAGCCCCGGAGAGGATTTGGGGGGTGTCCCAGTCCCTTTCCAGCCCCGGAGGGGACTGTCCCGGTCCCCGTTCAAGCCCGGCAGGATTTGGAGGTTGTCCCAATCCTTTCCCAGCATGGGGGTAGCTGGGGGGTCCTGCCGTGTGTCCTCACATCCCCGTCCGCTGTTGTCGtcccgtccccccgtccccccgtcccccccccccccccccccccgtcccccagCCCTCGGAAGGGGGGGCTGTCACCATCCCTTTCCAACTCAGGGAGGATTTGGGGGCTGTCCTGGTCCccttccagccctgctccccattTCCTGACCTGCCCCCCCCACCAGACACCCCCGCAGCATCCCTGAGCATGCAGAGAGGCGCAGGCAGGGTCGTCCCCGCTGCCTCCAAGTTATcgcagcttttgctttttggGACTCGGTCACATCATCCCCTGTGGGTCTTCATCCCCTCCCCAGCTTTGTGGGGAGCCGGGGGGGTGTCCAGCCACTGGGATGGGCCACACTCCCCGGACAGACACTGCCGAGGGACGGAGAGGTCATCACTTTTATTAGACCAGCTTGGAAAAAACCCGACTGGCATCGGGCACGCAGCGCTGGCCTGTTGTGCGCTCCcggctttattttctttttattatctccTCCAggctaataaaagatattacctctgctgcagagcctgctTTGGTCTTGCCGCCGGCCCGGGGGGCTGCCCAGGGTTGGGGGGGCACAGGCTGTCGTGACCCTGGGGATCACAAGCCCCGTTCCATGGGGGTCGCTGTTGGGGTGGGGATGGGATTTTCGGATGATGGAGTGATGCACAGCAAGGGGCTGGGTGTGCTGTGTCCGGAGCCAGACGTAGCAGTGTGTTGGCAGCAGGATTTGGGTGCTGGACCCCCTTTGAGTGCCTAAATACCTCTGCAGACCTAAGCTGGGGGATTGCATTAAATAAACTCCACCCTGGGCATATTTTCTCTCggattttgatttttctcctcctccctgccctcacctcTCATCCTGCCCTTTTCCCAAAGagttttcccccctccccaggcttcCCTCCCCCTGAAGCTCTCCTGAATTTTGTAGGGACCAGATAAACTTTGGACACTGGTGTGTCTGGGTGGCTTGAGCTGCCCCTGGTTGCCCTTTACTGCGCTCCCAGAAATTGGGCAAACCCTATATTTGAAGTGACAGAGAAATCAAGGAAGCTTgtgggaggggtgggaggagaagaATAAACTTGGGAATATATCAAATAATTGTGTGCCACCAAATATTTAAGCATGGGGCAGCATCCCCTCTGAAGGAGGGGGAGTGGGGAGAGCCAGATGTGCATGGTGGGTTGTGCTTGAGCCAGTGCTGCAGCCCTCGTGGATGGAGCctcctcccccccaaaatagcACTTTGGGGCCCGTTTATCACGATTTAATTCCTATATTTAATGAATCAATAGCGCTCTGGAAAACATGGCAGTGGGTGGGCCAGGTCCACTTTACGTGGAGGTCCTGGCAAGCTCTCATCGGCCGGGCTGCAAAAATCCTGGCACCTTTGAATCCTTCTCCATAGCTCCTCAGAGAAGGAGCATCTGCTGTAAAATCAGAGGCTGAGGCCGGGTGCCTTCACTCCCTCTCCAAAAGCTGTAAAATACGGTGGGTGAATGACATTAGAGGTTACAGGGGAGCACAAGGCTCTCTGCAGCTGAAAGGGAGCTGAACCCTTTGACTTTGACAGGTGGAGATGCTCCAAGGTTTGGAGGGGATGTGTGCTCTGGTGCTGAAGTGCAAGTGGAGTGGCTCTGGGGACGTGGGGACTCATGTCTGGTGGGCCCATGGTGCCCTTCTGGCCTGCTACAAACATCCTGGCCTTCCCCAGGGATGGCTGGTGTGGGGCCTGGGGGGTGGTGATGAAGCCCCAGCATGGGAACTGGATGCAACCATCATCTCAAATGAGCCTTTGGAGATCTGGGGCTGTGCTCCTCCTTTTCACCTTGTAGCATCTCTACTCCTTGTTTCAGCCTGGACCAGCCCAAAACCAGCTCAGGACCTCTGTCTACCCTTTCAGATGCAGGAGTGAAGAcagttttttccctctttctcatcgcagccactcttttctggcctctctCCAGTTGGGTCATAGCTTTCCTGAAGTGCAGAGCCCCAAACTGAGACTCCAGGCACCCCAAGGAGCAGAAGAACAGCCCCGTCTTCCTCCATCCCCCAAAGGATGGGTCACTTTTGGATTCACGGTCTCCTCTTGCCGTCCAACCTATTGGTTCTGTGTGTTGGTCTCCTCTCTAGCACCATCCCCATGTCCTTGTTGGATGGCCCCAGGTCACTTTTCCACCCCTTTTACCACTCTGCAACCTCAGTCCTGACATCTCAGTGTTGAGCACCAGGGTGATGCTCTTCATTCCCAGTTGTTAATGGTCACACTGGATCCTGGAGGCCATCAAACTCCACTTCGAGCCCCTGTTGGACTTGGATCTTTTTTGTGTCCTCCTACACCATCTCCCCCAGCCCATAATTTTGCATTTGAAGCAACATCAAAGACTTCTTGCTGTTAAAGGCAAGGAGATCTGCATCGCCCTGATCCCAGGGGCTCATTGCCATGTCACAGGACAAGATTAGGTTGGGCTGATGTGATTTGTTCCTACAATTCAATACAGACCGTTACTCATCACCTCGTTATCTTCTGGAGGCTTCCAAAGAGAATTGATTACTTGCACTGTGTCTTCAGTAACTGGTGTAAAGCCACCTGCTCTGTGATATTGcttcttctcccccctcttcG
Protein-coding regions in this window:
- the TPBGL gene encoding trophoblast glycoprotein-like; translated protein: MARRQARAAGSGRWLPWLGLALLPLAVAPAAAPGGCPSACYCVATPELVQCRYERLEEPPKELPVTVHNLSIAGSNLSVLHRAAFAARPLPDLRLLRLRHDNIQTIEDMALQGLPALRTLDLSHNPLVAVAAGAFAGVPLLRTLQLNQALLAAPLEEQLALALRNLSLRRLELAGNALRALPATLLPAGLEELDLRNNSLQRLAAAELRSLDAPGLRGLRLTLGANPLSCDCALRPFLAWLRAATARVPDARGLRCAGPPPLRGAVLLRLRPEGLVCAAAEGGEPGQLETASYVFFGIVLALIGIVFLMVLYLNRRGIKRWLHNLREACRDQMEGYHYRYEQDADPRSTSTIGTPGL